CAGAATCTCTAATTACAGCATAAAGTCTTAATTAATCACAAAAAAAGTGGCATCCTCCCTTAAACTTTTCATCAAAAGATTAGATATGTGAGTTACCATCATAAAAATGTTGATCAAATTAGTAATAAGAATTTATACATGCTGTAGGGTGATGATATACTCGTAGTATGCAACCAAAATGAAAAGCAGGTCCCAACAGCTACCTGAAAAATACATGAGCAGTTATCTCTTGCAAGAatgttatcaaatttaatattggaagcaattaactaaaaaacttttacctccaaaaatattttcacccACAGAGACAAACCACTATTTCGATTTTTTATGACGGTTACAATGTCATCTAGTAAGCCAATTGTTGCAAATGCCAGAGTTGCCACTGCTGTTCCAGAAACTTCAACAGAAGAGAAACCAGCAACAAATTTTGCAACGCCTACACCAATTGGTACAAAAAATAGTCCACCCATTGTGGGGCTTGCCCTTTTCTTGGAGCGCCGAAGGGGCCCTTCTTTCCAGATATTCTGATGAATTCTTAACTCACCAAGTAGTGGAACACAAAGATAACCCAAAAAAGAGACTAGAactgctgatataaaaaatggaCGACACAAGTAAAATGGTTCTAGGGGTAATCTGACAATCTTCCATGCACACCAATCAACAAATAAGAGAAGAACCGTCAAAAAGGCTAGCagacacaaattaattaatgtccCGAGTTTGTTCCTGCAATTGCAGTATGAAAAGAGCTAGTCAAACCAAAGTAATGCATATAGAGTTCATGAAAAAGAATCGACTGAAGTATCATCCCCTACAAACATGGAAACTCTCAACTTTCCAATTAAGTGCACATGTAATCTCAAGAATAGAGCCAAACTTGGCCAGCGAAAaaccaaatggaaaaaaagttaaacatcACTAATGGAATCTAGACATGCCCTTTTACAGCTGCAACTAGAAGAATTTCCTAGGATGGACCTTTATAAGGTATAACATTAAAAGCATGAGATTCAACTAAGGAATTTTTGCACTGAGTTTTGATGCCCAGATATGGTACAGtgcaaaaaaacatcaaataggATGAGAGGTCCGAGGACTATAAAGCCTTGATTGCAGTGAAATTTCTTTAAACATCCAAAAGCAATCAAGCTATTTCAATCCATGTGCGAGACTGATTTTGCATTAAAGTGTCAGTGACAACCTGCAACAACCAAACATTTTAGGCACCATAATGACCTTAACCCCATTTTAGCACAGCTGACAAAGGTTAACAAGAAGTTAAATACCCTTGCTAACCCAGGGCTACAATTACATCGatcttgttttccttttaattttttatttcactgcCCAATTCACTCTCTAAAATCCATATAAACCATAAGAGTTTCATTTTGCGTAACAATGCAGGACACTTGCCTACGTTTTCGGGGGGCCCTCCCAATCATTGCAAGCCTGTGAGCTGTAAGTGTAAGAGCATCATTAGTTGATACTTTAGCAGTAGGCAACTCCATATCCGTCACCGGATTTATAATATATTCTCCATCACTGTCTTCCCCGTCACTGGATAATAGCATGTAGCCAGCAGCCCCATCATTGTTAGCCCAGTCATCAAGCGGGGAGGATACACCAGACAAGTCCTATAAAACCAAATCGAAAGCACTGAGAATCACAAGAACTGATGCTTGCAGGTAATGTATCATGTGCAAAACTAATGAGAAATGGACATTTGGATAGATTACATACCTCATCAAAGGCCCTGACTTGAACAATCTTATGGCGCAATCGTCGTCCTCCAGCACTGGATCCATTTAACTGCACAAATTAGTCAGTCAATAATCAATTATCTGGTTTCCAAATTCATCGCCGGCATGGATGTTTAAATAATTGTTatgcattaataatttattttttagaaaaatcgagaataaaaaaatgaaaaaataaaaggaagaaactgAGACCTTGAAGTTGTGGAATGAATTAGAAGAAAGTGGAGAGGAAGAAAAATGTTTTGGTGGTCGAGAAAGCCGTATACGAGAgaggtgatggtggtggtttaTAGAAAGCATGACTAGtccaaaggaaaaggaagagcaGGAATAATCACAGCAAATGAAAGCAGATGATTAGATGCagaggagaaggaggaggagttTAGTGAGAGAAGAGAGGccatcaaaagaagaagaagaagaagaagaagaagctgggcgtgtttgtgtttgtgtttgtttctgAAGAGGGAAGGTGAGACGTGATATAAATTCTGCTTCGAAATTCCCGCAACATCTGACAAGGTATGTTTTGTCCTGTTTGAGACCACCCTCCTCCTCACACTAGTTTAGTGccagatgaaaatattttttttaatgtaaacaaaatattagaaagtttgtttatattattattaaatttatctacaaagttaattttaaaaacaatgagtttaaaattaaattatatgtaaGTTATTTTGATGTAAGTTATTTCacttaatatctttaaaaacaattcaaaaaatttatgattttaatttaaaaataaattaaaataacgtatttttttaatattaaaataataatatattaaattgacttATTATAGCTTAACTTCTCTTTTATAAGatttaatgtcttttttaaaaaattatattttacataattaCACACgttaagattaaaaagaaagaaaaaaaagctaatagGTTTAAAGCTAACTACTAGGTTTAGATATTTTATGAAAAGGGTATCTTTGAAAGCATCTCCATCCCAAACACgcaataacattaattaaacaatGGTATAATTCATTATCTCATTGAAATATTTTCAAGTTGTAACTAGTATGGATATGGGTTGACattgttatattttaattttaatttttttccaagggAGCTCACCCATTGGATGCGGCGCAGAACCATGTTTTGGTTTCAAAATCTTATACCTTGTGATTTTCTGCAAACCTCATTTGCCAGTCCCTAATCTTTAATTAGCTGGCCTCAATTGAGGTTAAGCGGTCAGCAAGGGAATGCATTTTAACACAGAACAGGAGGTATACCACATTAAACCAGGTCCTGTGTTTCCAAACAATTGCTTTCCAGAACAATACATTTAGAGAACACATGAATCAACGAGTCAAATGCATGTTGCGCTACAACTCCAAAAGGGTTGCGTTTCTACCAATCCGCAAGCACAAAACATGAGCCTGTACTTGATAGTTCGTAATCAAAATGGCACCCATAAGATCAACCAACAATCCAGCAGAGAGATTAGGATAGTTATCCTTCCATGCAATTCAAACACCACTTCCATCTCCCATGCTACTGCAAACCATTAGTTATAAGACACTTTACACTAGTGTAACTGTCATACAATTTCCTGGCTTTGATTAGGTATGGGAGGTCGGCCTCGTCCCACCGTGAATCCCCTGGTTCCATCAGGCATTTTTGGCCCAGGAGGCGCTTTCGAGAGTTCAACAGCATTATAGGATGTAGTTCCATGGCCTggtaaaaacaatacaaatgaTGCCAGTTCATTGTAATGTATAAATGCAAGAATTTTGTCCAAATATTCGATTCGACAAAAATATCCTTAAACTTGTTATAATTTAATGAACATGAGaggttttctaataaaattgtGCAGTAATCATCTATATATAACATTTTCACATGAAATGAGTAGAGGaagttaaataaacaaactctttcttctcctttttattttttagaagttaAAAAACTCATGTTGCCTTCTCAATTGAacattttaatctattttcgAATACTTTTATACTCCATTAGAGACATAGCAAAAAAACCCCAACTAATTTTTTCTCCCACCCTTTGCCTCACAAACTTCCAGATTTAAACACAGAAATTTATAAGCATTTACTTATCTATATTCAAGTACAGTTTAATCTCCCTCTTAATACATTGAATAAGCAAGGCCCAAAACGTTagacatgtaattttttttattattggttgAATAGATGTGTTCCACAAACTAAAATTTTGTAAATGtgggaagaaaaaattaaattaatttaggaaagattttttaatttttttgttaaaatagcTGTGTATAGGTTTGcaagaaatatgaaaaagaaaatgttaagaaataaaaagattgccGGTAGCTCAGGAAAGAGAATGAcatataatcattttattttaacataacctaatattttaaacactattaattaatttatcaattactaaactaatatttttcacttttaagCTTTTCTAAATCATATGAATATATTTCTAATGTGGAATTCTTGTATTTGGTtgtttaactattttaaaaaaaaaaaaaaaacttgaacattgCATGTGCCAAAGTAactagtaataaaaaagaaggaaaaaaagaaaactaagtgACCAGTCAAAATACCCATCCCATTTGTAACACGAAATTTGTTCTTTCTTGATCGCCCTCGATTTCCACCTTGCTGGCCATTTTTCTCCTTGGATATAGGCTCCCCATCCTGAAATGATATTTGATGAAACAGGCACGAAGACAACATTTTCTTAGACATCCAATTctctcaatttcatttcttatgAAAACAATTATCATCACAATTCATATTCATTCTatcaatatttgttatttttcatgttcATTCTTCTCATAGATATCCTTAAAGGAGATTTTAAACTTCCTTTGTATAGGAATGCTTTCATATAATCAATCGGTGAAGGAAGAAACGGTAACCCAATCTAAATTCTCTGTGGAATTTCAACATCCACTAGAAATACTCTTCTAAGGGGAAAATGAAATCTCTATTGCATTTACTATAATAGAGGTGTAATATCCTTGAGAAGCAGAGTTGTAATCTCTGGTTGATAGTTTGGTTCAAACAACAATATAACTTAACTAGCACATCAAGTTATCAAGGACTTCTATAGGAAAAAAGATTATTAATGACTAAAAAAGAAGGCAATCATCTCTAACCTCTTCAACAGGTGTATCGTCATGATGCTCACTGGAATCATGCTTCTCCGCATCTCCTGCTAGATTAGTCCCACGACCTTTGCGATTCTTCTCAGAATCAGGTTCCCTCCAGACTTGTCTTCTCTGCCCATGCTTGGCCTAGAGCAAGAAAGCTTAACAATACTACCAGTTGTTGTTAATAATGAGGAGCAAGATCACTTACCATTTGATTAAGAAGCCTGACCCGCATGCCATTTCTCCAATCCTGTTCGTTATTTAAGGTTGCCACCTGATCCAATTACCAGAAAGTACTGAGCATTAGAATTATACAATCAAGCACCTTAAGCAAAAAGCAAAAGATTTTATACAACAGCACTCACAGCTTTCTCAGCAGCCTCTACAGTATCATACTCCACAAAGGCATGCACCTACACACAGAAACCACAAAAGGGATtgatagcaaaaaaaattagtttaatatgaGCAAACAAAATGTccataaaacaacaacaaccacaaccaTGCCTTAGTCCCAAACTAGATAACTAAACAAGACGGTCCataaatagatttgaaaaaaagaaaaaagaaaatctttatgAGCAGCAACATGATGTAAAATGCAGGGATTGTAGCTAACATAAGGATAATTGTAGCTAAAGCTCACTTGAAGTTGTCTTTTGAAACTCAAAAAGGATAAtctaaaggaaaacactttatCCTCAGAAAGTCAATAGCTACAACAAAAAAGTATCAGCAGTGACCGAATTTAACAAGAACCAAACAAAAAGGTCAGAGAAGACACAAAAACCTTAACACATCTCACAGTCGGAAACTACCACTTGCATATCCAAAAATCATT
This is a stretch of genomic DNA from Populus alba chromosome 11, ASM523922v2, whole genome shotgun sequence. It encodes these proteins:
- the LOC118054789 gene encoding phospho-N-acetylmuramoyl-pentapeptide-transferase homolog isoform X1; protein product: MLSINHHHHLSRIRLSRPPKHFSSSPLSSNSFHNFKLNGSSAGGRRLRHKIVQVRAFDEDLSGVSSPLDDWANNDGAAGYMLLSSDGEDSDGEYIINPVTDMELPTAKVSTNDALTLTAHRLAMIGRAPRKRRNKLGTLINLCLLAFLTVLLLFVDWCAWKIVRLPLEPFYLCRPFFISAVLVSFLGYLCVPLLGELRIHQNIWKEGPLRRSKKRASPTMGGLFFVPIGVGVAKFVAGFSSVEVSGTAVATLAFATIGLLDDIVTVIKNRNSGLSLWVKIFLEVAVGTCFSFWLHTTSISSPYSMKMLVALPAPLGLICLGKYYSLFTSFCFVSMGNGINLTDGLDGLAAGTAALAFVGMSIAVLPICPELAVFGASMAGACFGFLLHNRYRASVFMGDTGSLALGGALAAMAACSGMFLPLFISSGIFFLDASSVIMQVLYFKTTKRMRGDGHRLFRMAPVHHHLELCGLKEPVIVAGAYVISGVLALFAGYVGLISA
- the LOC118054789 gene encoding phospho-N-acetylmuramoyl-pentapeptide-transferase homolog isoform X2, which gives rise to MLSINHHHHLSRIRLSRPPKHFSSSPLSSNSFHNFKLNGSSAGGRRLRHKIVQVRAFDEDLSGVSSPLDDWANNDGAAGYMLLSSDGEDSDGEYIINPVTDMELPTAKVSTNDALTLTAHRLAMIGRAPRKRRNKLGTLINLCLLAFLTVLLLFVDWCAWKIVRLPLEPFYLCRPFFISAVLVSFLGYLCVPLLGELRIHQNIWKEGPLRRSKKRASPTMGGLFFVPIGVGVAKFVAGFSSVEVSGTAVATLAFATIGLLDDIVTVIKNRNSGLSLWVKIFLEVAVGTCFSFWLHTTSISSPYSMKMLVALPAPLGLICLGKYYSLFTSFCFVSMGNGINLTDGLDGLAAGTAALAFVGMSIAVLPICPELAVFGASMAGACFGFLLHNRYRASVFMGDTGSLALGGALAAMAACSGMFLPLFISSGIFFLDASSVIMQLPDL